Proteins from a genomic interval of Candidatus Rubidus massiliensis:
- the brnQ gene encoding hypothetical protein (LIV-II), with protein sequence MSYLILILSIGFALFSMFFGSGNLVFPISLGYEVGSNYEVACIGLLITAVFIPFFGVYAMWLYKGDTKAFFSTMGPKANFWLSFLILSIISPFGVLARCITVAHGSFYLLAPDVSLPVFSLIFCAILYLVTYKESQIVSILGTYLTPFLLLSLSIIAYFGFKADGYFSNNNLTSLQTFKSGFYQGYQTMDLLAAFFFSSFILKHIDQLKHPTKSVAEIFKHSLYVGAFLLSIIYVTLIYLGAKNSTNLIGVAPQQMLGTIAYQAMGALSAPVVCIALILACFTTAVVLAKLYAEFFQSELAKNKVSNSTAMIITLAIAFFVSTFEFSGIARFLSPLLEAIYPSLIVLTFFNVLSKKIGIKNYRWPIVATLIGKICFF encoded by the coding sequence ATGTCTTATTTAATTTTAATTCTTTCGATTGGCTTTGCCTTATTTTCTATGTTTTTTGGATCAGGAAATTTAGTATTTCCTATCTCTTTAGGTTATGAAGTTGGATCAAATTATGAAGTTGCTTGTATTGGACTTTTAATAACGGCTGTTTTTATCCCTTTTTTTGGGGTTTATGCTATGTGGTTGTACAAAGGCGATACAAAAGCTTTTTTTTCTACCATGGGTCCCAAAGCTAATTTTTGGCTATCTTTCCTTATTTTATCTATAATTAGTCCTTTTGGTGTATTAGCTCGTTGTATAACTGTAGCCCACGGTAGTTTCTATCTTTTAGCGCCCGATGTTTCTCTCCCAGTTTTTAGTTTAATATTTTGCGCCATTCTTTATTTAGTTACCTATAAAGAAAGCCAAATTGTTTCTATTTTAGGAACTTACCTAACACCGTTTTTACTTTTAAGTTTAAGTATTATCGCTTATTTCGGATTCAAAGCTGATGGTTATTTTTCAAATAATAATTTAACTTCCTTACAGACATTTAAGAGTGGTTTTTATCAGGGCTACCAGACAATGGATCTCTTAGCCGCTTTCTTTTTTTCCTCTTTTATATTAAAGCATATCGATCAACTCAAACATCCCACAAAATCGGTAGCTGAGATCTTTAAACATTCCTTATACGTTGGCGCCTTTCTTTTAAGCATCATTTATGTAACTTTAATTTACCTTGGCGCAAAAAATAGTACCAACCTAATAGGCGTCGCCCCACAACAAATGCTGGGTACTATAGCTTACCAAGCAATGGGTGCTTTATCTGCACCAGTTGTTTGTATCGCGCTCATTTTAGCGTGTTTTACTACAGCTGTAGTTTTAGCTAAGTTATATGCCGAGTTTTTTCAATCAGAATTGGCTAAAAATAAAGTTTCTAATTCAACTGCCATGATAATCACATTAGCAATAGCTTTTTTTGTATCAACTTTTGAATTTAGTGGAATAGCACGGTTCTTAAGTCCCCTTTTAGAGGCAATATACCCCTCTTTAATCGTACTTACTTTTTTTAATGTCTTAAGTAAGAAGATAGGGATAAAGAATTATCGTTGGCCAATTGTTGCAACTTTAATAGGAAAAATTTGTTTTTTCTAA
- a CDS encoding putative protein containing caspase domain protein, translated as MKSFFCIFFLLANVLFAQQVHFIVVADNQANNIEDVVHANQILINEFIQDLIEVTNLKINSLNLTESNFNAKTIWSCLKEKQINANDIILFYYTGHGYRNEFQETVWPSLYLTNEKAGLDFTDILQILQEKRPALLLALADCCNNIIPSKFAPPIIKAQLHHHKIIGDNFKKNVTYLFSTKGTVVISAAKAGSFAYGTSKGGFFTKSFLDSFNLIPHISWEESIKSMQKLLIHYVDPKSDSKRKQEIQSYLHLSHDGSF; from the coding sequence ATGAAAAGTTTTTTTTGCATATTTTTTTTATTGGCAAATGTACTTTTTGCTCAACAAGTTCATTTTATTGTGGTAGCAGATAATCAGGCAAATAACATAGAAGATGTAGTTCATGCCAACCAAATTCTTATAAATGAATTTATACAGGATTTAATAGAAGTAACCAATTTAAAGATTAACAGTTTAAACCTTACTGAAAGTAATTTTAATGCCAAAACAATCTGGTCTTGTTTAAAAGAAAAACAGATAAATGCAAATGATATTATTTTGTTTTATTATACAGGTCATGGGTATAGAAACGAATTTCAAGAAACAGTGTGGCCTAGTTTATACTTAACAAATGAGAAAGCTGGGCTTGATTTTACTGATATTTTACAAATACTACAGGAAAAACGACCAGCTTTACTTTTAGCTTTAGCCGATTGTTGCAATAATATTATCCCAAGCAAATTTGCTCCACCAATTATTAAAGCGCAGCTACATCACCATAAAATAATAGGTGATAATTTTAAAAAAAATGTTACTTATCTTTTTTCTACCAAAGGAACTGTTGTCATAAGCGCTGCAAAAGCTGGTTCCTTTGCTTATGGCACTTCAAAAGGGGGTTTTTTTACTAAAAGTTTTTTAGATAGTTTTAACCTCATCCCACATATTTCCTGGGAAGAGTCTATAAAAAGTATGCAAAAATTATTAATTCATTATGTAGATCCTAAAAGTGATAGCAAAAGAAAGCAAGAAATTCAAAGTTACCTTCATTTGTCTCATGACGGAAGCTTTTAG
- a CDS encoding putative RNA-binding protein containing a PIN domain protein encodes MHYYVDGYNLLFRLFGASENLKSSRQKIISDLNQKIKTVHIDVTIVFDAQHHVEEQDRLYMDAVEIIYTSHGQIADEWIIDELKNKKKPTEHVVVTSDKKLAYRAKIHMAKTQTVEEFVSWLARRFVNQKRKESLPTLEKKIKKKEIVQETVVIQEDVNTYYLKSFENNYKKILEDEIKNDKILSKSNESVKKRKSLKKKNKKEDDLFLMDYWLKSFERNIEE; translated from the coding sequence TGCAAGCGAAAATTTAAAATCATCAAGACAAAAAATCATCTCTGATTTAAATCAAAAAATCAAAACTGTTCATATTGATGTAACTATCGTATTTGATGCTCAACACCATGTTGAAGAGCAAGATAGACTTTATATGGATGCTGTTGAAATTATCTACACTTCACACGGACAAATCGCTGATGAATGGATAATTGATGAGTTAAAAAATAAAAAAAAACCGACTGAGCATGTTGTTGTCACTTCAGATAAAAAACTTGCTTATAGAGCTAAAATACATATGGCAAAAACTCAAACTGTAGAGGAGTTTGTCAGTTGGCTCGCCCGCCGTTTTGTCAATCAAAAACGAAAAGAAAGTTTACCAACCCTTGAAAAAAAAATTAAGAAAAAGGAAATAGTTCAAGAAACTGTAGTCATTCAAGAAGATGTAAATACCTATTATTTGAAAAGTTTTGAAAATAATTATAAAAAAATCCTAGAAGATGAAATCAAAAATGATAAGATTTTATCAAAATCGAATGAATCCGTAAAAAAAAGAAAATCTCTAAAGAAAAAAAATAAGAAAGAGGATGATTTATTTTTAATGGATTACTGGTTGAAATCTTTTGAAAGAAATATAGAAGAATAA
- the yhdG gene encoding putative amino acid permease YhdG: protein MSFWRTKSLEDLKAEANSGNVKLERSLNAFSLIMLGIGAIIGAGLFSITGIAAANNAGPAILISFALAALGCALAGLCFSELAAIIPVAGGPYSYTYVALGELFAWIVGWALILEYAAGAAAVSISWSAYVTSLLKDLGINLPLNLTSSPWQGTPTDTGLFYGIINIPSLVVVGLLSYLLILGVDKSAKVNTALVIIKVLVVLLFIVLGFFYINWNNYTPFIPENTGKFGEFGWSGIVRAAGIVFFAYIGFDAVSTAAQEVKNPQKDLPIGIIGSLIVCTVLYILFSFVLVGLVPYYDLDYAAPIALAIDQTPFVWLNTLIKIAIIAGLTSVILVLMLGQSRIFFTMAKDGLLPPVFGKVHSTYHTPWIANLIVMGAVGLTSAFAPLSMVGSLTSMGTLLAFAIVCASVWVLRYKRPDIERPFKTPWVPFIPILGILVCVGLMLFLGIDNWIRLIVWLGIGLLVYFMYGRHTSHLSLHPNGKKH from the coding sequence ATGAGTTTTTGGCGTACTAAATCATTAGAGGACCTAAAAGCAGAAGCTAATAGTGGAAATGTTAAATTAGAAAGAAGTCTAAATGCATTTTCTTTAATTATGCTCGGAATTGGTGCCATTATCGGCGCTGGGTTATTTTCAATTACTGGTATTGCTGCAGCAAATAATGCAGGTCCAGCTATTTTAATTTCATTTGCCTTGGCAGCGTTAGGGTGTGCCTTAGCCGGTCTTTGCTTTAGTGAATTAGCAGCTATAATTCCAGTTGCAGGTGGTCCCTATTCTTATACTTATGTCGCCTTAGGGGAACTCTTTGCTTGGATTGTCGGATGGGCATTAATTTTAGAATACGCTGCTGGAGCTGCAGCTGTTTCGATTAGTTGGTCTGCCTATGTAACTTCCTTACTTAAAGATTTAGGAATTAATCTTCCTTTAAACCTCACTTCTTCTCCATGGCAAGGAACGCCCACGGATACAGGTTTGTTTTATGGAATAATCAATATTCCATCTTTAGTTGTAGTTGGTCTTTTATCCTATTTATTAATCCTAGGGGTTGATAAGTCTGCAAAAGTCAACACAGCGTTAGTGATCATTAAGGTGCTTGTCGTTTTACTATTTATTGTTTTGGGCTTTTTTTATATCAACTGGAATAATTACACACCTTTCATTCCTGAAAATACAGGTAAATTTGGAGAATTTGGTTGGAGCGGTATAGTAAGAGCGGCCGGAATTGTGTTTTTTGCCTACATTGGTTTTGACGCTGTTTCTACAGCTGCTCAAGAAGTGAAAAATCCTCAAAAAGATTTGCCAATCGGGATAATTGGTTCGTTAATTGTTTGCACTGTTTTATACATATTATTTTCATTTGTTTTAGTTGGTTTAGTACCCTATTATGATTTAGATTATGCCGCACCAATTGCTTTAGCTATTGATCAAACACCATTTGTTTGGCTAAATACATTAATAAAAATTGCCATTATTGCCGGTTTGACATCAGTTATATTAGTTTTAATGCTTGGACAATCAAGAATTTTCTTTACTATGGCAAAAGATGGACTTTTACCTCCTGTTTTTGGAAAGGTTCACTCTACTTATCATACACCCTGGATCGCTAATTTAATAGTTATGGGAGCTGTTGGATTGACTAGTGCATTTGCTCCTTTAAGCATGGTGGGAAGCTTGACAAGTATGGGCACTCTTTTAGCTTTTGCTATCGTCTGCGCAAGCGTTTGGGTTTTAAGATACAAAAGGCCTGATATTGAGCGTCCTTTTAAAACCCCATGGGTACCATTTATTCCTATTTTGGGGATACTTGTATGCGTTGGCCTAATGTTATTTCTAGGAATAGACAACTGGATTAGACTTATCGTTTGGTTAGGTATTGGCTTACTGGTATATTTTATGTATGGAAGGCATACAAGTCACTTAAGCTTACATCCAAATGGAAAAAAGCATTGA